A stretch of the Lolium perenne isolate Kyuss_39 chromosome 3, Kyuss_2.0, whole genome shotgun sequence genome encodes the following:
- the LOC127340576 gene encoding putative FBD-associated F-box protein At5g50270, whose protein sequence is MPSAACVDGAVDYISDLSDDLLLHVLRLVSKDGRDVVCTSVLSRRWRNLWTRAPVLRLGNWNRNGQSAKKNNAQFNDFVQNVLARRAYGDTDIDTLELRAWLWPGKSRAELWLRRAMRHTVTSLVFELPVPRQRRRWRRRTKYSADKLQPRLSLPGSTRLKTMSLELNSGVLLLPPAVDFHALTELTLHTIWFSDDDGPLLGHLLSSPSCCPRLRKLTLSHLRGLHDLRLHGEALETLKLDSLCVRRLDVDAPRLSTLVVEKYFMHQEHSEHTSLTVQAPALEKLVTSLALGYIQLEIQHYTIQLMQECRPSDAHVLCLYVPKVLTKRGQDEAMTEIPQLPGVRHLTIKFCSHNSHYLGATVSSLLARCSNLEYLHIDNLIHLYSARCEEGCGGCDLPASSKDNVISLEHLREVKLGGFYAQEYCCVDMVELLLASAPALERMIVTPKASREGWRCPNLVLKESPEHSLPRGRGKWIAHRATDEAAMTLEYEWTSQL, encoded by the exons ATGCCGTCGGCGGCATGCGTCGACGGCGCCGTCGATTACATCAGCGACCTCAGCGACGACCTTCTCCTCCACGTCCTCCGCTTGGTGTCTAAGGACGGTCGGGACGTGGTGTGCACCTCCGTGCTATCGAGACGATGGCGCAACCTGTGGACACGCGCCCCGGTGCTCCGTCTAGGGAACTGGAACCGCAATGGCCAGAGCGCCAAGAAGAACAATGCACAGTTCAACGACTTTGTGCAGAACGTGCTCGCACGGCGTGCTTACGGCGACACCGACATCGATACTCTCGAGCTGCGCGCCTGGCTCTGGCCGGGCAAGTCACGGGCGGAGTTGTGGCTCCGCCGCGCCATGAGGCACACGGTGACATCCTTGGTGTTCGAGCTGCCGGTGCCACGCcaacggcggaggtggaggcggaggacgAAATATTCGGCGGATAAGCTGCAGCCTCGGTTGAGCCTGCCTGGCAGCACGAGGCTGAAGACGATGTCGCTGGAGCTAAACTCCGGCGTTCTCCTGCTCCCGCCGGCCGTCGATTTCCACGCGCTGACGGAGCTGACTTTGCACACCATATGGTTCTCCGACGACGACGGCCCCCTCCTCGGCCACCTGCTGTCGTCGCCGTCGTGCTGCCCTAGGCTGCGGAAGCTGACTCTCTCGCACCTCCGCGGATTGCACGACCTGCGGCTCCATGGCGAAGCGCTCGAGACCCTGAAACTGGATAGCCTCTGTGTTAGGAGGCTGGACGTTGACGCACCGCGGCTCTCGACCCTCGTAGTGGAGAAGTACTTCATGCACCAAGAGCACAGCGAGCACACCAGCCTCACCGTCCAGGCGCCGGCTCTAGAGAAACTCGTTACCTCCCTCGCCCTCGGCTACATCCAGCTCGAAATCCAACATTACACCATCCAACTGATGCAAGAATGCCGGCCCAGCGACGCCCACGTCTTATGCCTATATGTTCCAAAA GTGCTAACGAAAAGAGGGCAAGATGAGGCAATGACAGAGATACCCCAGCTCCCCGGCGTCAGACATTTGACCATCAAGTTTTGCTCACACAACAGCCACTACCTGGGAGCAACAGTGAGTAGTCTCCTCGCGCGATGCAGCAATCTCGAATACCTCCACATAGACAACCTGATTCACCTG TATTCTGCTCGTTGCGAGGAGGGGTGTGGCGGTTGCGACCTCCCTGCGAGCTCGAAGGACAACGTCATCTCGTTGGAGCACCTCCGCGAGGTGAAGTTGGGCGGCTTCTATGCTCAAGAGTATTGCTGCGTCGACATGGTGGAACTGCTGCTCGCGAGCGCGCCAGCACTGGAGAGGATGATCGTGACCCCCAAGGCATCTAGGGAAGGTTGGCGGTGCCCAAATTTAGTGCTTAAGGAATCGCCGGAGCATAGCCTTCCGCGCGGAAGGGGGAAATGGATAGCCCACCGTGCTACTGACGAGGCGGCAATGACGTTGGAGTATGAGTGGACATCACAGTTATAG